The Orcinus orca chromosome 1, mOrcOrc1.1, whole genome shotgun sequence DNA window ctaacatctgctgatgcagggttGGGGCGGGGGGCAGTGTTGAGTAAGTGCTGGGCCTGTCGGTAGGGAGGGGGGCAGCCCTCGCCCCAGGACTCCGCCGGGCTCAGTGGGCACTCCCGAGAGGGGTTCTCAGGAAGAGCAGAGGGAGGGATGCAGAGTGTGGGACTCGGGCGCAGGCCCCACTCACCAGTCCTTAACCACGATGTCCGGCCGGAACTTGTCCAGTAGCTCCTCCCAGTAGCCCTCGGCTTTGAGGTCTATCAGCTGCGACTTGAGACACATCCTGCGGAGCAGAGGCGAGGCGTGCGTCCCCAGGCGTGGCCCGGACCCAGGGAGCTGGTGCAGGGGCTGCAGGACAGGACTCTGGCTCCTGCCTCCGTGCAGGCCCGCGGGGAACGTGCAGGGAGTTTGACCCACTGGTGCCTGGGTGGCGATCATCCCAGTCCTTAGGCCCAGTGTCCCGGGCACCCAAGGAGGGCGCTTCCGTGAACTCAGGCCCCTAGACTGGGGACAACCTGTACCATCCCTGACTTACCCCAACCACCTGACGGGCTCCCAGCCTCCTCAAACTGCTCGCCTCCCCCACTTGCCTCAACCCAGCCACTGAGTTGCCTCCTGCCCCAGAAAGAGGTAGAAGCTGAGCTGGCTTTGGAACCCCCTTTCTGGAGCTTCACACACAGGCCCTCACTTAGGCCTGGGATTTGGCAAAAGGTTGTCCGGACCCTTTTCCCTCCACACAGCTTCTCAATTCAGTTCGTCTTACTCATAGGACGTGGCAAAGTACTTCTTGACTTTGGGGTCAGGGAAGTCTGTGCCATGCGCCCCGGGGAGGCTCTCCACCTTCCACTGGTCCCCTCCGTTGGAGTCGATTTTCCAGGATCTCATATCCTCTAGGAAAAACAGAAGCTGCAGTGAGACCCTCTGGGTGAATGTTCAGCCTGGCCCTCTCCACCTGGTCCTGGGAGGGAGCGGGTAAGGCTCAGATCTCCAGGCATGCACCCCCCGGCACCTTGGAGCCGCCCTACAAGCCCCCCTCCCCGCCTTCCCACCTGTGCCCAGCACAGCAATCCTGATCTGGGCCCTCTGCCTCCCACTTTGTCCCTGAGCAGGTCAACACTTAACgtgaagctggaaaaaaagaaaagagtatgaCCAGAAATTCTAAATGAACCTTTCCTCACTTCCACGTTGCCCAGGGGCTCTGGAAATACCCAAGTTTCAGTTCTCGAACCATTAAATTATGAAAGGCCTGTGTGGGGAATTCTgtggttttttttggtggtacgcgggcctctcactgtcgtggcctctcccgttgcggagcacaggctccggacgcgtgggctcagtggccatggctcacgggcccagccactccgcagcatatgggatcttcccagaccggggcacgaacccgtgtcccctgcatcggcaggcggactctcaacccctgagccaccagggaagcccggtaattCTGTTCTTAATGGCTAATGTGAGTTTGTCCCAACTCAGACCACTTACTAGACGACTGGCATTCCCCTGACGTCGACGTCCAGGAGGTTAACTACATACTGGGATCTGGGGGGCTTTGCTGGTGGGTCATGGGAACCTGCTGTGCCCACTCGGACCCCCTCTGCCCAGAGCAGGAGGGAGGACTGGGGGGCTGGGCATCCTCTGGGTTGGTGATGTGTAGCAACCCCGTATTGGTGGAAGGGTCCCCACCAGGTTGCCTTGGCAGGTCTGTAGGCGTAAGGCTGTCCCTCCCATCTCCCCCTTCAGACTGAGCTGAGAGGCCCTCAGGAAACAGTGCTTCTCTACCCAGGCTTTCCAGAACAATCACCAGGAGAGCTTTTCCAAATTATTCCTTTGCTCCCTCTACTAGGAGCCCACATCTATTCCCCAGGTGCCCCGGGAGCCCCCCAGTAGAGAACCAGAAGAGGAATTCAGAAATGCAGAGCGGGCCAGTGCCCAGGGCAGGCGCAGGGGGAGAGCTGCGCAAGGCTGGGTGGCCGGCTCTGCAGGGCTGTGTGAGCTGCGCTGATGGCCCAGCCCAGCTGGGGAGCTTCTGAGCAGGATTTGGGGCAGGCCAGGAGACTGAGTGTCTGGGGCACTGTCTATGGGGCCTCGAAGAGGGGCCTAAGGGCCTTCAGCAGTCAGGACTGGACCCCAGAAGCTGGGCAGTTCTAGATCTTTGAGCAAGACACTCATCTGGGGGGCCTCACgctccccatctataaaatggagccaAACCCTTCTTATCTGGCTAACTCTCAGGATCTTCATGAGGATAAAGAGAGGAAGGGATTCTAAGTGTACAAACTATGCCTCTTCATCAACTGCTGCTGTACCTAAACAGGAAGCATGATGCCTGGTACTAAATGAAGAtgctaaatgaagaaaaaaaaagcctggcaAATATATGAGAACATAAGCCAAACAGGAGCCTCAAACCATGTGATCGTAGTTGCCTCTGAAGTTCATCTCCTTCCTTGTATCATGGGGTGACGGGAGGATGATGACATTTCTAAGACCTCAgactagtgcctggcacacaggaagcccTCCCTCAACGTTAGGCAGCACAGACTGAACCAAAGGGGAGGGGGTCTGCAGTgtgcttattcattcaacaaacgtttcCTGAGCACATGCTATGTGGACACAGGGTGCAGAGTGGCAAGATCTGTCAGGCCCCAGGAACTTGAAATTtgtggcagagaaaaaaaaaaagattccgtTATTATAGGTTATGACCAGGGCTATGAAGGAAGGAAATGGGGTGATGTGACAGACGTGGGGAGCACTGTTTGCAGACGGGGGATCAGGGCACATCTCTGAACGGAGACCTGAAGAATGAGGAGAGGGACCAAGGGAGCATGACAGGTGTTGGGGGGAGTGGTGGTGATGAGAGAACATTCCAGGTAATGtgggaacagcaagtacaaaggccctgaggttcaGGAAAGGGACAGAACCAGCCCAGCAGCAGGCCCCGGCCCACCTTCGGCACACGGGTTGCGCAGGAGGTTCCTGCGGAGGTTGCACAGAAAGTAGAAGACCTTCCAGTCAGCCACGGACTGGTCCCAGTCCTCAGTGACGTAGCCCTCATGCAGGCATTTGCGCTTCCAGAGGGTCACAAGGTCGATGAGGTCGCGCCAGAGGCTGCAGACAGGGCggcagttcagcagcagctggcgaGCGGGCAGGTGCGTGAACACCTCCAGCAGGATGCTCTCGGGCAGCTGGTTGATGCTGACCAGGGCCATGGCCGTGGGGGGGTGAGAAGCATGCACAGGCCTGTGGGGAGCAACAGTGCTCATGAGCTCTGACCAAGGAGGTGGACCCCTTAGACCCCCAGGGACCTGGGCCAGGGAACACTGGAGCCCCTTTCCAGTACATGGTAGACCCTCAAAATAAAGAGTGGCCACATGTTATGCACATTTGAAAGAGTgcaataaaaatattgataaagtcTTCAGGGACTCAGTTTTTAAGAGACCCCACCccccattaaaaaattaattgcttAATTTTCAGTTGGTGGGCCTGGAGAACTGTAAGATTTGCCAAGGCCATGCTGTTGTCTGTAAGCTCTGCAAAGGTTTTCAGTGATGTTATTTTAATACTATGAATTCACCGTTAGAACACAAAATCTTGGGactccccggtggcacagtggttaagaatccgcctgacaatgcaggggacatgggtttgatccctggtcctggaagatcccacatgccgtggggcaactaagcccgtgcgccacaactactgaaccctgcacacctagagcccaatctccacaacaagagaagccactgcaatgagaagcccacacaccacaaggaaaagtagcccccgctcgctgcaactagagaaagtccacacacagcaacaaagacccaatgcagccaaaaataaaaatacaataatttaaaaaagtgtgagggaaataatatacatattaaaaaaaacgtAAAATCTTTATTACATCCACAGACTAGCTCACAATTTAAGTGATGGGCTGAGAAACAAACTTTCTCTCCCCAAATTGCCCACTTTAGCTGTGATAAAACATCCCAATGAGGAGGCTCCCCACACAGTTCTGGGTTGGGCGTCAGGCCACTCTGAAATGCCCAGAAACGGAAAAGCACGTTGAGGGTGAAGAAGCAAGAtcgcttgggtttgaatcctggcctgGAGTGACTCGCTGGGAAGGTAGTCCCCCCAAAGAGGCTGGTAACTGTCCcggcctcagagcggctgggagGACTGAGTTAGTACAaggaaagcatttagcacagggCTGGTTGAGAAGTGCTCCACAGCACCATTAACCACACTCCTAGCCTCAGAGCCAAACGACTCTCCAGTAGTTGCAGAGGTACCCGCCCCCAAGAACACATTCCTCCCTCCTACGTCTGAATTGCACAGGGTTTTGGGAAAATTACAGTGCCACCACCTTGGCCTGAATCTTGCCTGGGGGGATCCTGGTTATCCAGCTGTCTAAGGGGATTCCCTCAGGTGGGTGGGAGTGGGCCTGTAGCCACTGTCACTCAAGATGGCTGGAGCAGATAGGCCttatctgctgatgggtggggaagggaatATTCTCCTGGGACATGTAGGGACACTGGGGAGACTTCATTTTTCATTGCGACTTGGCCAAAGAAGCAGTTGttaacttaaaacaataaaacagccagATATTTTACCAGCAAAACAGATTTATTTGGGAGCAGCAAAGAATTGAAATTTGGGACGTGCAACTGGTGAACCACTTGTAAGTCCTGTTAAGCAAAGCAGAGGGAATTCTTTTATAGAAGAGATGGGGAAGTTGGGAGGGACTGTTATAAACAAAAAGTCTGctggaggaaactgggagttcCAAATATAGTGACTTTTCAAtggctgagttgtgacagtctACCATTAGCTAAGCTGTtgccaggaaaagagaaaatctttcttcctcctgctggcACTAGTAGTGTTACTTCCTGCCAGAGATCTGTATTGATTCTTCCTGTATTGACTGTCAAGTACTCCCCCCTTCTGGCCTCCCGACTCCATTTTAGTGAGGTTTCGCTTCATTAATTttcacatttcccccttttgatcAAGATCTTTCTCCAAAAGCATCACTGATCAAGAGTCagggtttttgtctgttttttaaatcagCATTCAGTGGCCTTTTGTCCCGTGATGCCAGGAAGGATCTTTTCTGGGTGTCCTGTCCCATGTCAGAGGGAAAGTGCACAGATTGGAAACCTATTGTCACATTTGAGTAACAaggaggggtaggagggagatcTCTCAGGAATTTCCCATCCAAAAGTCTGTATCTTAGAATAGTGAATACAGCAAGGGCACACTCAAAACTGAAGGAATTAAACAAGAATTttgtaaagaagatgtggtacatatatacaatggaatattactcagctataaaaaggaacgaaactgggtcatttgtagagatgtggatggacctagagactcatacacagtgaagtaagtcagaaagagacaaacaaatatcgtatatt harbors:
- the FBXO6 gene encoding F-box only protein 6 yields the protein MALVSINQLPESILLEVFTHLPARQLLLNCRPVCSLWRDLIDLVTLWKRKCLHEGYVTEDWDQSVADWKVFYFLCNLRRNLLRNPCAEEDMRSWKIDSNGGDQWKVESLPGAHGTDFPDPKVKKYFATSYEMCLKSQLIDLKAEGYWEELLDKFRPDIVVKDWFAARADCGCTYHIRVQLASADYIVLASFEPPPMTVHQWNDARWTEVSHTFSDYPPGVRHILFQHGGKDTQFWAGWYGPRVTNSSIVISHRVTRSPAPSVAPR